One window from the genome of Cryptomeria japonica chromosome 6, Sugi_1.0, whole genome shotgun sequence encodes:
- the LOC131037566 gene encoding pentatricopeptide repeat-containing protein At4g02750 codes for MHVISTHAYSNHMGFVPDMILHNSLLNMYVKCGRLDDARKVFDRMPERDVCSWTVVISGYAKQGPADEAMMLFQDMQGENLEANQFTFASLLSACASSASLDRGMEIHEHILRQGFHSDIVLATALIDMYTKCASIDNARKLFDKIDQHDKVSCNAMIAGYSQNGLVGEAFKLFHKMPQRDVFSWTSMIAGFALNGFVDDALKLFDKMPQRTVVSWNAMIAGLAQNGQVDKALHLFEQMPKRDAYSWTAMIAGYAQNGFVWEAYKLFEEMPQRQMVSWNSMLSGFAQNGLVEEALKLFQEMPQRDLVSWNAMIAGYAQNGHGEETLELFKQMELAGVRPDSKTFVAVLPVCANLAALGQGMEIHDKIKKSGLQSDILVTNALIDMYSKCGSIEKARRLFDKMHQPDVVSWTAMIAGYAMHGCVKEALKLFEEMNHTRISPNHVTLVSVLSACSHAGLVDEGYQYFTSMSDNYHIIPTIEHYRCMVDLLGRAGKLDEAKNFIDEMPIKPDAAVWSCLLGACRIHNNIELGKWVAEHVLKLEPNNAASYVLLSNMYAAAGRWGDVEKLRKKMKDKDIKKTPGCSWIEVDKTVHTFLVGNRSHPQFQKIYSELQRLSLEIKLAGYVPDTRFVLNDVKEEEKEHILWNHSEKLAIAFGLLNTPPGTTIRVIKNLRVCGDCHSAIKFISKIVSREIILRDVNHYHHFKDGRCSCGDYW; via the coding sequence ATGCACGTTATATCTACTCACGCTTACTCTAATCACATGGGTTTTGTACCGGATATGATTTTACACAACAGTCTTCTCAACATGTATGTTAAGTGCGGTAGACTGGATGATGCTCGCAaagtgtttgacagaatgcctgaaCGAGATGTCTGCTCATGGACTGTCGTGATCTCAGGGTATGCAAAGCAGGGGCCTGCCGATGAGGCAATGATGTTGTTCCAGGACATGCAAGGAGAAAATCTTGAAGCCAATCAGTTTACTTTTGCCAGTCTTCTCTCTGCGTGCGCTAGCTCAGCATCTCTGGATCGTGGGATGGAAATCCATGAACACATACTTAGACAAGGTTTTCATTCTGACATTGTCTTGGCCACCGCGCTTATTGACATGTATACAAAGTGTGCAAGCATAGATAATGCAcgcaaactatttgacaaaatagATCAGCATGACAAGGTCTCCTGTAATGCCATGATTGCAGGGTATTCTCAGAATGGGCTTGTTGGTGAGGCATTCAAACTGTTTCACAAAATGCCACAGAGGGATGTGTTTTCCTGGACTTCTATGATTGCAGGATTTGCACTGAATGGATTTGTGGATGATGCACtgaaattgtttgacaaaatgcctcaacgaACAGTTGTTTCATGGAATGCTATGATCGCAGGACTTGCACAGAATGGACAAGTTGATAAGGCCCTGCATTTGTTTGAACAAATGCCTAAAAGGGATGCATATTCATGGACAGCAATGATTGCCGGATATGCACAGAATGGGTTTGTTTGGGAAGCCTACAAACTATTTGAGGAAATGCCTCAGAGACAAATGGTCTCGTGGAACTCCATGCTATCTGGATTTGCACAAAATGGTCTCGTTGAGGAAGCCCTGAAACTTTTCCAGGAGATGCCTCAGCGAGACTTGgtgtcatggaatgcaatgattgcaggatatgcacaaaatggacatGGTGAGGAAACCCTGGAACTTTTTAAACAAATGGAATTGGCTGGAGTTAGGCCAGATTCAAAAACCTTTGTTGCCGTTCTTCCAGTGTGTGCGAATCTGGCAGCTCTAGGACAGGGTATGGAAATCcatgataaaattaaaaaaagtggATTGCAATCTGATATTTTAGTGACAAATGCACTGATAGACATGTATTCGAAATGTGGGAGTATAGAGAAGGCACGTAGGCTATTTGACAAAATGCATCAACCAGACGTCGTCTCCTGGACAGCTATGATTGCTGGATATGCTATGCATGGCTGTGTCAAGGAAGCCCTAAAACTCTTTGAAGAAATGAACCATACTAGAATAAGCCCAAATCATGTGACCTTGGTAAGTGTTTTATCTGCGTGCAGCCATGCAGGTCTAGTTGACGAGGGCTATCAATACTTTACTTCCATGAGTGACAATTATCATATTATTCCCACAATCGAGCACTATAGATGCATGGTTGATCTTCTTGGACGTGCTGGAAAACTAGATGAGGCCAAAAACTTTATCGATGAAATGCCAATAAAACCAGATGCTGCTGTGTGGAGTTGTTTGCTTGGTGCTTGCAGAATTCATAATAATATAGAACTAGGAAAATGGGTGGCAGAACATGTTTTGAAGTTGGAGCCTAATAATGCTGCTTCATATGTTCTTCTCTCAAACATGTATGCTGCTGCAGGCAGGTGGGGTGATGTTGAAAAGTTGAGAAAAAAGATGAAAGACAAAGACATTAAAAAGACACCAGGATGCAGTTGGATTGAGGTGGATAAAACGGTTCATACATTTCTTGTAGGAAATAGATCACATCCCCAATTTCAGAAAATTTATTCAGAGTTGCAGAGATTGTCTTTGGAGATTAAACTCGCAGGGTATGTTCCTGATACAAGGTTTGTGTTGAATGACGTTAAGGAGGAGGAGAAGGAACATATTCTTTGGAATCATAGTGAAAAGCTAGCAATTGCATTTGGATTATTAAACACGCCCCCTGGTACAACAATTAGAGTTATTAAGAACCTTCGAGTTTGTGGTGACTGCCATTCTGCAATCAAGTTCATCTCCAAGATTGTTTCAAGAGAGATAATCTTGAGGGATGTCAATCATTATCATCATTTTAAAGATGGTCGGTGCTCATGTGGGGACTATTGGTGA